A portion of the Bacillota bacterium genome contains these proteins:
- a CDS encoding GHMP kinase, giving the protein MGLTCSRGVSAFGEARAPGTCGELVQGRIGSQDFLVTCPVNLYSTARVELRGLTARALGSSYPDPCIDVRWGVPGEGWKTRLAVARTLEFLGFTAGEVWVEVDSPIPVSKGMASSSADISAASWATALALGVPITPWQVARVALSIEPTDGVMFQGCVIFDHRRGRCVHSLGQPPPMRALVVETGGEVDTLHFNAREDLGRLNAAKEHWVGLALTAVVRGVLQSHPALVAWGATASAMAHQAVLEKRLLEELVAATAPVGALGVSVAHSGSVIGVLLPCDGPVEALARTVERVGAGKPLGVYNLVGGGVRDGSRG; this is encoded by the coding sequence ATGGGATTGACATGCTCAAGGGGAGTTTCGGCTTTCGGGGAGGCGCGGGCTCCTGGCACGTGTGGGGAGCTGGTGCAGGGTCGCATCGGTAGCCAGGACTTCCTGGTAACCTGCCCGGTAAACCTCTATTCCACGGCCCGGGTAGAGCTGCGAGGCCTTACCGCCAGGGCTCTGGGCTCCAGCTACCCAGACCCGTGCATTGATGTGCGGTGGGGCGTGCCTGGGGAGGGCTGGAAGACCCGACTGGCGGTGGCACGGACCCTTGAGTTCCTGGGCTTTACTGCCGGTGAGGTGTGGGTGGAAGTGGATTCGCCCATTCCTGTGTCCAAGGGGATGGCTAGCAGCAGCGCTGACATCTCAGCCGCCAGCTGGGCAACCGCCCTGGCCCTGGGGGTCCCCATCACACCCTGGCAGGTGGCCAGGGTTGCGCTGTCTATCGAGCCCACTGACGGGGTTATGTTCCAAGGCTGCGTTATCTTCGATCACAGGCGGGGCAGGTGCGTTCACAGCCTGGGGCAACCCCCGCCCATGAGGGCGCTGGTGGTGGAAACGGGGGGAGAGGTAGATACCTTGCACTTCAACGCCCGTGAGGACCTGGGCCGCCTTAACGCCGCCAAGGAGCACTGGGTCGGGCTCGCCCTCACCGCCGTTGTCCGCGGGGTTTTGCAGTCTCACCCAGCCCTAGTGGCCTGGGGGGCCACCGCAAGTGCCATGGCCCACCAGGCGGTCCTGGAGAAGCGACTGCTAGAGGAGCTGGTGGCCGCAACGGCGCCTGTGGGCGCCCTGGGTGTCAGCGTAGCTCATAGTGGCAGTGTCATAGGGGTGCTGCTTCCATGTGACGGTCCCGTTGAGGCCTTGGCCAGGACCGTAGAGAGGGTGGGCGCCGGCAAACCACTGGGGGTGTATAACCTGGTAGGGGGAGGGGTGAGGGATGGATCACGGGGGTAA
- a CDS encoding threonine-phosphate decarboxylase encodes MDHGGNLWRSGRIQEGLLDFSASINPLGPPGHVMEALQSHLGVVKYYPEPNASALRARIAQIHGVEPGRVIVGNGSSELLFLFFGVVGPALGLVVNPTFSEYARACSASGGTPLSYISKNRAFPADLRDVAKASQGIKAVCLCNPNNPTGALIAGDSVRWLASALQDRDTWLVLDEAFMDFVVPEMRQGLLGPMERVPGNVFLLRSFTKMFSIPGLRLGWGIGPPGLIGMMEKRRDPWSVNSLAQVAGLACLEDASYSDHVARYIHRAREDLGRRLEGIDGIRVWPSLANFLLCEITRGGIGSADIVRAMAARRILVRDASTFPGLGEGYFRVAVLTPEMNGVLAAELAEVMEGLASKGVAKKPWNAGA; translated from the coding sequence ATGGATCACGGGGGTAACCTGTGGCGCTCCGGTAGGATCCAGGAGGGCCTCTTGGACTTCAGCGCAAGCATCAACCCCCTGGGACCTCCGGGTCATGTCATGGAGGCCCTGCAGTCTCACCTCGGGGTGGTGAAGTACTACCCCGAACCTAACGCGAGTGCACTGAGGGCGAGGATCGCCCAGATCCACGGGGTGGAACCCGGTAGGGTTATCGTGGGGAACGGGTCTTCCGAGCTGCTGTTCCTCTTTTTTGGTGTAGTAGGGCCGGCTCTCGGCCTTGTGGTGAACCCGACCTTCAGCGAATACGCCAGGGCATGTTCGGCGTCAGGGGGTACCCCCCTGAGTTATATCTCAAAAAATCGCGCATTTCCAGCGGATCTTCGCGATGTGGCAAAGGCATCCCAGGGGATAAAGGCGGTGTGCCTGTGTAACCCAAACAACCCCACCGGTGCCCTCATAGCCGGGGATTCCGTCCGCTGGCTCGCCAGCGCCTTGCAGGACAGGGATACCTGGCTGGTGCTGGATGAGGCCTTCATGGATTTCGTGGTGCCTGAGATGCGCCAGGGTCTACTGGGGCCAATGGAGCGGGTGCCCGGGAACGTGTTTCTTCTCCGCTCCTTCACCAAGATGTTCTCCATACCCGGGCTTCGCCTGGGATGGGGCATAGGCCCCCCGGGTCTTATAGGGATGATGGAGAAAAGAAGGGATCCGTGGAGCGTCAACAGCCTTGCCCAGGTTGCCGGGCTTGCCTGCCTTGAGGATGCATCCTACTCTGACCACGTGGCTCGCTACATCCATAGAGCCAGGGAGGACCTGGGGCGGCGCCTGGAAGGGATAGATGGGATCAGGGTTTGGCCGTCCCTTGCTAACTTCCTCTTGTGCGAGATCACCCGGGGAGGAATAGGGTCGGCGGACATCGTAAGGGCCATGGCAGCCCGGAGGATACTTGTGAGGGATGCCTCCACCTTCCCCGGGCTCGGGGAAGGATACTTCAGGGTTGCAGTGCTAACCCCTGAGATGAACGGGGTGCTGGCAGCTGAGCTGGCCGAGGTCATGGAGGGCCTTGCCTCGAAGGGAGTGGCCAAGAAACCATGGAATGCCGGAGCCTGA
- a CDS encoding iron chelate uptake ABC transporter family permease subunit encodes MKTRLRRDVPKGRFGGTQVIIAAALALLVSVFLGVTIGAVRVSVAEVLGILARDILGIGVGPSHVFREPEGLKASIILQIRLPRVVLSGLVGASLAVAGATFQGIFRNPMADPFVIGVSSGASLGAVLAIVLGLQAGFLGLGAVPLMAFTGALGSILLVYSISRVQGRLPVLTMLLAGIAVGSFLSALVSLAVYFSNQQIHQVVFWLMGGFSGATWQYVRLAVPYVAVGCAACLVYARDLNAMVLGEDTAVHLGVDTEWVKRALLGAASLLTATAVATSGLIGFVGLIVPHVIRLVAGPDHRVLIPASALAGAAFLVTADAMARTVIAPTELPVGILTSMFGGPFFIYLLRRRKNLAYFGSPGGE; translated from the coding sequence ATGAAGACTCGTCTTAGACGCGACGTGCCCAAGGGGAGGTTCGGGGGCACCCAGGTTATCATCGCTGCAGCCCTTGCACTGCTGGTTAGTGTGTTCCTTGGTGTGACCATTGGTGCTGTGCGGGTGTCCGTGGCAGAGGTCCTAGGCATACTCGCAAGAGATATCCTAGGCATAGGGGTGGGGCCTAGCCACGTCTTCCGAGAGCCCGAGGGCTTAAAGGCCTCCATAATCCTGCAGATACGCTTGCCCCGGGTGGTACTGTCTGGACTGGTGGGAGCCTCACTGGCAGTGGCGGGGGCCACCTTCCAGGGCATCTTCCGAAACCCCATGGCAGACCCCTTCGTCATAGGGGTTTCTTCCGGTGCCTCCCTCGGGGCGGTGCTCGCCATCGTCCTGGGTCTTCAGGCTGGGTTCCTGGGGCTGGGGGCGGTACCTCTGATGGCCTTCACCGGCGCTCTCGGATCAATCCTGCTGGTGTACAGCATATCCCGGGTGCAGGGCCGCCTTCCGGTGCTAACCATGCTTCTTGCAGGTATTGCCGTGGGCTCCTTCCTGTCTGCCCTGGTTTCCCTAGCTGTGTACTTCTCAAACCAGCAGATCCACCAGGTGGTGTTCTGGCTGATGGGCGGGTTCAGCGGCGCCACGTGGCAATACGTGAGACTCGCGGTGCCCTACGTAGCAGTAGGGTGCGCTGCCTGCCTGGTCTATGCGCGGGATCTGAATGCTATGGTACTGGGGGAGGATACTGCGGTGCACCTGGGCGTCGATACGGAGTGGGTCAAGAGGGCACTTCTTGGAGCTGCATCCCTGTTGACAGCCACCGCGGTGGCTACCAGCGGGCTCATCGGCTTCGTTGGCCTGATAGTGCCCCATGTTATAAGGCTTGTGGCCGGGCCTGACCACAGGGTGCTTATTCCCGCTTCCGCCCTGGCCGGAGCCGCCTTCCTGGTTACGGCGGACGCCATGGCCAGGACGGTCATAGCGCCAACAGAACTCCCGGTGGGCATCCTGACATCCATGTTTGGAGGCCCCTTCTTCATCTACCTCCTGAGGAGAAGGAAAAACTTGGCGTACTTCGGGAGCCCAGGTGGGGAATAG
- the cbiB gene encoding adenosylcobinamide-phosphate synthase CbiB has protein sequence MLALEIAAAYLLDCVVGDPRWFPHPVRGMGWLVKKAERHLRPSLTRPAQVVAGGLVSLVVIGLSYGLTLAASLWAVRGGEPAVGFAANTVLLWLVMSTRDLADHANRVLASLRRGDLEGARLEVSHIVGRDTACLDEPGVSRAAVEAVAESLSDGVVAPLFYAALGGPALAMAYKAVNTLDSMIGHKDSTYLYFGRVAARLDDVANYVPARVTAFLLALAGSTTPAEGRRALATMFRDGSRHPSPNSGYPEAAMAGLLDVRLGGVNHYRGVPSERPGIRLEGAVARAGDVSRAVRAMRRASLAAVLLAIITRSL, from the coding sequence GTGCTGGCCCTGGAGATCGCCGCGGCCTATCTTCTGGATTGCGTTGTGGGGGACCCCCGGTGGTTTCCCCACCCGGTCCGGGGCATGGGATGGCTTGTGAAGAAGGCCGAGCGACATCTCAGGCCGAGTCTTACGCGGCCCGCGCAGGTTGTGGCGGGGGGCTTGGTTTCCCTTGTCGTGATAGGCCTAAGCTACGGCCTTACCCTGGCTGCCAGCCTGTGGGCCGTGCGTGGTGGGGAGCCTGCCGTGGGATTTGCCGCAAACACGGTTCTCTTGTGGCTTGTTATGTCCACAAGGGATCTGGCGGATCACGCCAACCGGGTACTGGCAAGTCTTAGGCGGGGCGACCTTGAAGGGGCTAGGCTTGAGGTGTCTCACATCGTAGGCCGGGACACTGCCTGCCTGGATGAGCCGGGGGTGTCCAGAGCAGCCGTTGAGGCCGTTGCCGAGAGCCTCTCCGACGGTGTGGTGGCTCCCTTGTTCTACGCAGCACTTGGAGGGCCGGCCTTGGCCATGGCCTACAAGGCCGTGAACACCCTGGACTCAATGATAGGACATAAGGACTCTACATACCTCTACTTCGGGCGGGTGGCAGCCCGTTTGGACGATGTGGCGAACTACGTGCCCGCAAGGGTTACCGCATTCCTGCTGGCCCTGGCAGGGTCTACGACCCCGGCAGAAGGCCGCAGGGCGCTGGCAACGATGTTCAGGGACGGCTCAAGACATCCTAGCCCCAACAGTGGCTACCCGGAGGCAGCCATGGCCGGCCTTCTGGACGTCCGGCTAGGTGGGGTGAACCACTACAGGGGCGTTCCTTCGGAAAGACCCGGAATCCGCCTGGAGGGCGCTGTCGCCCGGGCGGGGGATGTGTCTAGGGCGGTGAGAGCTATGAGACGGGCTAGCCTGGCGGCGGTGCTCCTGGCCATAATCACCAGGAGTCTTTAG
- a CDS encoding cobalamin-binding protein — MMRSIAIVLLAAIAVFTAAIWIGGRRAETPAATPGEELEGYPLRIVDDMGRETVLPSMPQRIVSLAPSNTEILFALGAGDRVVGVTDYCDFPGEVQGIDKVGGFADPSVEVIVSLQPDLVLATSMHQQQVEQLDSLGVKVMVLFPKDIDDVLRSIRMVGEAIGGEQQAQALVETTRGRIEAVTERLETVEARPLVYYEVFSDPLMSAGPGTLIHQLIQAGGGINMAGDADTDYPQYSAEAVIDRNPDVIIFPAYHGTDALTEEQLLARPGWQEIGALKNRRYHSIDANIISRPGPRIAEAVEILATMLHPELFQ; from the coding sequence ATGATGAGAAGCATTGCCATTGTGCTCCTGGCGGCCATTGCAGTGTTCACGGCGGCGATCTGGATAGGAGGAAGGCGCGCGGAGACTCCTGCGGCCACACCGGGGGAGGAGCTGGAGGGCTACCCGCTGAGGATTGTAGACGACATGGGAAGGGAGACGGTGCTTCCCAGCATGCCCCAGCGCATCGTCTCCCTGGCCCCCAGTAATACCGAGATACTCTTTGCTTTGGGTGCGGGAGACCGCGTTGTAGGTGTCACAGACTACTGCGACTTCCCCGGGGAGGTGCAGGGCATCGATAAGGTGGGAGGGTTCGCTGACCCATCGGTTGAGGTCATAGTGTCCCTCCAGCCGGACCTGGTGCTGGCTACGAGTATGCACCAGCAGCAGGTCGAGCAGCTGGATAGCCTGGGGGTTAAGGTGATGGTGCTTTTCCCCAAGGATATAGATGATGTCCTTCGCAGCATACGCATGGTGGGCGAGGCCATTGGAGGCGAACAACAGGCCCAGGCCCTGGTGGAGACCACCAGGGGCCGGATCGAGGCTGTCACTGAGCGCCTTGAGACGGTGGAGGCGAGGCCCCTGGTTTACTATGAGGTGTTCTCAGACCCTCTTATGAGCGCTGGCCCGGGCACCCTCATTCACCAGCTCATACAGGCCGGTGGAGGCATAAACATGGCTGGTGATGCCGACACTGACTACCCTCAGTACAGTGCCGAGGCAGTGATTGACAGGAATCCCGACGTCATCATCTTCCCGGCCTACCACGGTACAGACGCCCTCACGGAGGAACAGCTCCTGGCACGGCCAGGTTGGCAGGAAATCGGCGCCCTGAAGAACCGCAGGTATCATAGCATAGATGCGAATATCATCTCGCGGCCAGGTCCTCGTATAGCCGAGGCTGTGGAGATCCTGGCAACGATGCTACACCCGGAACTCTTCCAGTGA